The following proteins are encoded in a genomic region of Hirundo rustica isolate bHirRus1 chromosome 3, bHirRus1.pri.v3, whole genome shotgun sequence:
- the REPS1 gene encoding ralBP1-associated Eps domain-containing protein 1 isoform X2, with translation MEGVTLSEAEQRYYCDLFSYCDTESTKKVASNGRVLELFRAAQLPNDVVMQIMELCGATRLGYFGRSQFYIALKLVAVAQSGLPLRVESLNTVKDLPLPRFVVSKNEQESRHTALYSSDADNPASYSGVIPPPPPGRIQVKKGSVSHDAVQQRTSTDQQESTSPVVSPQQSPPSSPHTWRKHNRHPSGGNNERPLAGPGPVWAPFSEVQPGSSTSSDPIWSGHSPPPHQENWVSFADTPPTSALLAMHPASVQDQTTVRTVASATTANEIRRQSSSYDDPWKITDEQRQYYVNQFKTIQPDLNGFIPGSAAKEFFTKSKLPILELSHIWELSDFDKDGALTLDEFCAAFHLVVARKNGYDLPEKLPESLMPKLIDLEDSTEVGEQTGEVGYSGSPAEAPPSKSPSMPSLNQTWPELNQSSEQWETFSERSSSSQTLTQFDSNIAPADPDTAIVHPVPIRMTPSKIHMQEMELKRTGSDHANPTSPLLVKPSDLPEENKMSSSVKFTAGNTVNGYSSSDSYTSDPEQIGNAVTRQRSHSGTSPDNTAPPPPPPRPPASHSRSSSLDMNRSFSVTPGQQQAGVVAYPPAVPPRPQPSQGTGPHVHRSVDADGLIAHTRTSPQQIPEQPNFADFSQFEAFAVSGVNKEEEDEIETHSEVLQVEKPSDSASSLRVAKADGRVEDKAPANVPSSAGKGTTPLAPPPKPIRRRLKSEDELRPEAEEHTQKTGVIAAVLASQPSIPRSVGKDKKAIQASIRRNKETNTVLARLNSELQQQLKDVLEERISLEVQLEQLRPFSHL, from the exons attatGGAGCTCTGTGGTGCAACAAGACTTGGCTATTTTGGAAGAAGTCAATTTTACATTGCTTTGAAACTTGTTGCTGTGGCCCAATCTGGTCTCCCTCTAAGAGTGGAAAGCTTAAATACAG taaagGACCTCCCTCTTCCCAGATTTGTTGTGTCAAAGAATGAACAAGAGTCAAGACACACAGCCTTGTATTCTTCAGATGCTGATAACCCAGCTTCATATTCAGGTGtgattcctcctcctccacctggCAGGATACAAGTCAAAAAAGGCTCTGTGAGCCATGATGCAGTTCAGCAGCGTACATCAACTGATCAACAG GAGTCCACGTCTCCAGTTGTTTCACCTCAGCAATCCCCACCAAGCTCTCCACACACATGGAGGAAGCACAACCGCCATCCCAGCGGAGGGAATAATGAGCGACCTCTTGCTGGACCTGGGCCTGTTTGGGCTCCATTTAGTGAAGTGCAGCCAG GCTCATCTACTTCTAGCGATCCCATATGGTCTGGCCATTCACCACCACCCCATCAAGAAAATTGGGTCAGTTTTGCAGATACCCCACCAACCAGTGCGCTTTTAGCCATGCATCCTGCTTCTGTCCAG gaCCAGACAACAGTACGAACTGTAGCATCAGCTACAACAGCAAATGAAATTCGTAGGCAATCAAGTAGTTATGATGACCCCTGGAAAATAACTGATGAACAAAGGCAGTATTATGTTaatcagtttaaaaccattcaaCCTGATCTAAATGGATTTATACCAG GATCTGCAGCTAAAGAATTTTTCACTAAGTCAAAGCTACCTATTCTTGAACTTTCTCATATTTG GGAATTGTCAGATTTTGATAAAGATGGTGCACTGACATTGGACGAGTTCTGTGCTGCATTTCATCTGGTAGTTGCTAGGAAGAATGGATATGATTTGCCAGAAAAGTTACCTGAAAGTTTAATGCCCAAACTGATTGATTTGGAAGACTCAACGG AAGTTGGGGAACAGACTGGTGAGGTAGGTTACTCTGGCTCTCCAGCAGAAGCACCTCCAAGCAAGTCTCCATCAATGCCATCCCTAAACCAGACCTGGCCAGAATTGAATCAAAGCAGTGAG CAGTGGGAGACATTTAGCGAACGCTCTTCAAGCTCACAAACTCTGACCCAATTTGATTCTAACATTGCACCAGCTGATCCT GACACTGCAATTGTGCACCCAGTTCCCATAAGAATGACTCCAAGCAAAATCCACATGCAGGAAATGGAGCTTAAAAGAACTGGAAGTG ATCATGCTAACCCTACTAGTCCACTACTTGTGAAACCATCAGATCtcccagaagaaaataaaatgagttCATCTGTAAAATTTACAGCTGGAAATACAGTTA ATGGTTACAGCAGTTCGGACTCTTACACTTCAGATCCAGAGCAAATCGGGAATGCTGTAACACGGCAACG ATCACATTCAGGAACGTCTCCAGATAACActgcaccaccaccaccccctccAAGGCCTCCTGCTTCTCATTCTCGGTCATCATCTTTAGATATGAACAGATCCTTTTCGGTTACCCCAG GACAGCAACAGGCTGGAGTTGTTGCCTATCCCCCTGCAGTGCCTCCAAGACCACAGCCTTCACAG GGAACAGGTCCTCATGTGCATCGCTCAGTGGATGCTGATGGCCTAATAGCTCATACCAGAACCTCACCTCAACAAATACCAGAACAGCCAAATTTTGCAGATTTCAGCCAGTTTGAGGCATTTGCTGTTTCAGGTGTaaacaaagaggaagaagatgaaATTGAAACACATTCAGAAGTCTTGCAG GTTGAAAAGCCCTCTGATTCTGCAAGTTCTCTTAGAGTTGCCAAAGCAGATGGGAGAGTTGAAGACAAAGCACCTGCAAATGTCCCCAGTAGTGCG GGTAAAGGCACTACCCCACTTGCTCCACCACCGAAGCCTATTCGTAGAAGATTAAAATCAGAAGATGAGCTAAGACCTGAAGCTGAGGAACATACACAGAAAACAGGTGTCATAGCTGCTGTTCTTGCTTCACAGCCATCTATTCCTAG ATCAGTGGGGAAAGACAAGAAGGCAATTCAGGCATCAATCAGACGTAACAAGGAAACCAACACTGTTTTGGCCAGATTGAACAGTGAACTACAGCAGCAACTAAAG GATGTTCTTGAAGAGAGAATCTCCCTGGAAGTCCAACTGGAACAACTTCGACCCTTCTCTCACCTCTAA
- the REPS1 gene encoding ralBP1-associated Eps domain-containing protein 1 isoform X1, translating into MEGVTLSEAEQRYYCDLFSYCDTESTKKVASNGRVLELFRAAQLPNDVVMQIMELCGATRLGYFGRSQFYIALKLVAVAQSGLPLRVESLNTVKDLPLPRFVVSKNEQESRHTALYSSDADNPASYSGVIPPPPPGRIQVKKGSVSHDAVQQRTSTDQQESTSPVVSPQQSPPSSPHTWRKHNRHPSGGNNERPLAGPGPVWAPFSEVQPGSSTSSDPIWSGHSPPPHQENWVSFADTPPTSALLAMHPASVQDQTTVRTVASATTANEIRRQSSSYDDPWKITDEQRQYYVNQFKTIQPDLNGFIPGSAAKEFFTKSKLPILELSHIWELSDFDKDGALTLDEFCAAFHLVVARKNGYDLPEKLPESLMPKLIDLEDSTEVGEQTGEVGYSGSPAEAPPSKSPSMPSLNQTWPELNQSSEQWETFSERSSSSQTLTQFDSNIAPADPDTAIVHPVPIRMTPSKIHMQEMELKRTGSDHANPTSPLLVKPSDLPEENKMSSSVKFTAGNTVTDGYSSSDSYTSDPEQIGNAVTRQRSHSGTSPDNTAPPPPPPRPPASHSRSSSLDMNRSFSVTPGQQQAGVVAYPPAVPPRPQPSQGTGPHVHRSVDADGLIAHTRTSPQQIPEQPNFADFSQFEAFAVSGVNKEEEDEIETHSEVLQVEKPSDSASSLRVAKADGRVEDKAPANVPSSAGKGTTPLAPPPKPIRRRLKSEDELRPEAEEHTQKTGVIAAVLASQPSIPRSVGKDKKAIQASIRRNKETNTVLARLNSELQQQLKDVLEERISLEVQLEQLRPFSHL; encoded by the exons attatGGAGCTCTGTGGTGCAACAAGACTTGGCTATTTTGGAAGAAGTCAATTTTACATTGCTTTGAAACTTGTTGCTGTGGCCCAATCTGGTCTCCCTCTAAGAGTGGAAAGCTTAAATACAG taaagGACCTCCCTCTTCCCAGATTTGTTGTGTCAAAGAATGAACAAGAGTCAAGACACACAGCCTTGTATTCTTCAGATGCTGATAACCCAGCTTCATATTCAGGTGtgattcctcctcctccacctggCAGGATACAAGTCAAAAAAGGCTCTGTGAGCCATGATGCAGTTCAGCAGCGTACATCAACTGATCAACAG GAGTCCACGTCTCCAGTTGTTTCACCTCAGCAATCCCCACCAAGCTCTCCACACACATGGAGGAAGCACAACCGCCATCCCAGCGGAGGGAATAATGAGCGACCTCTTGCTGGACCTGGGCCTGTTTGGGCTCCATTTAGTGAAGTGCAGCCAG GCTCATCTACTTCTAGCGATCCCATATGGTCTGGCCATTCACCACCACCCCATCAAGAAAATTGGGTCAGTTTTGCAGATACCCCACCAACCAGTGCGCTTTTAGCCATGCATCCTGCTTCTGTCCAG gaCCAGACAACAGTACGAACTGTAGCATCAGCTACAACAGCAAATGAAATTCGTAGGCAATCAAGTAGTTATGATGACCCCTGGAAAATAACTGATGAACAAAGGCAGTATTATGTTaatcagtttaaaaccattcaaCCTGATCTAAATGGATTTATACCAG GATCTGCAGCTAAAGAATTTTTCACTAAGTCAAAGCTACCTATTCTTGAACTTTCTCATATTTG GGAATTGTCAGATTTTGATAAAGATGGTGCACTGACATTGGACGAGTTCTGTGCTGCATTTCATCTGGTAGTTGCTAGGAAGAATGGATATGATTTGCCAGAAAAGTTACCTGAAAGTTTAATGCCCAAACTGATTGATTTGGAAGACTCAACGG AAGTTGGGGAACAGACTGGTGAGGTAGGTTACTCTGGCTCTCCAGCAGAAGCACCTCCAAGCAAGTCTCCATCAATGCCATCCCTAAACCAGACCTGGCCAGAATTGAATCAAAGCAGTGAG CAGTGGGAGACATTTAGCGAACGCTCTTCAAGCTCACAAACTCTGACCCAATTTGATTCTAACATTGCACCAGCTGATCCT GACACTGCAATTGTGCACCCAGTTCCCATAAGAATGACTCCAAGCAAAATCCACATGCAGGAAATGGAGCTTAAAAGAACTGGAAGTG ATCATGCTAACCCTACTAGTCCACTACTTGTGAAACCATCAGATCtcccagaagaaaataaaatgagttCATCTGTAAAATTTACAGCTGGAAATACAGTTA CAGATGGTTACAGCAGTTCGGACTCTTACACTTCAGATCCAGAGCAAATCGGGAATGCTGTAACACGGCAACG ATCACATTCAGGAACGTCTCCAGATAACActgcaccaccaccaccccctccAAGGCCTCCTGCTTCTCATTCTCGGTCATCATCTTTAGATATGAACAGATCCTTTTCGGTTACCCCAG GACAGCAACAGGCTGGAGTTGTTGCCTATCCCCCTGCAGTGCCTCCAAGACCACAGCCTTCACAG GGAACAGGTCCTCATGTGCATCGCTCAGTGGATGCTGATGGCCTAATAGCTCATACCAGAACCTCACCTCAACAAATACCAGAACAGCCAAATTTTGCAGATTTCAGCCAGTTTGAGGCATTTGCTGTTTCAGGTGTaaacaaagaggaagaagatgaaATTGAAACACATTCAGAAGTCTTGCAG GTTGAAAAGCCCTCTGATTCTGCAAGTTCTCTTAGAGTTGCCAAAGCAGATGGGAGAGTTGAAGACAAAGCACCTGCAAATGTCCCCAGTAGTGCG GGTAAAGGCACTACCCCACTTGCTCCACCACCGAAGCCTATTCGTAGAAGATTAAAATCAGAAGATGAGCTAAGACCTGAAGCTGAGGAACATACACAGAAAACAGGTGTCATAGCTGCTGTTCTTGCTTCACAGCCATCTATTCCTAG ATCAGTGGGGAAAGACAAGAAGGCAATTCAGGCATCAATCAGACGTAACAAGGAAACCAACACTGTTTTGGCCAGATTGAACAGTGAACTACAGCAGCAACTAAAG GATGTTCTTGAAGAGAGAATCTCCCTGGAAGTCCAACTGGAACAACTTCGACCCTTCTCTCACCTCTAA
- the REPS1 gene encoding ralBP1-associated Eps domain-containing protein 1 isoform X5: protein MEGVTLSEAEQRYYCDLFSYCDTESTKKVASNGRVLELFRAAQLPNDVVMQIMELCGATRLGYFGRSQFYIALKLVAVAQSGLPLRVESLNTVKDLPLPRFVVSKNEQESRHTALYSSDADNPASYSGVIPPPPPGRIQVKKGSVSHDAVQQRTSTDQQESTSPVVSPQQSPPSSPHTWRKHNRHPSGGNNERPLAGPGPVWAPFSEVQPGSSTSSDPIWSGHSPPPHQENWDQTTVRTVASATTANEIRRQSSSYDDPWKITDEQRQYYVNQFKTIQPDLNGFIPGSAAKEFFTKSKLPILELSHIWELSDFDKDGALTLDEFCAAFHLVVARKNGYDLPEKLPESLMPKLIDLEDSTEVGEQTGEVGYSGSPAEAPPSKSPSMPSLNQTWPELNQSSEQWETFSERSSSSQTLTQFDSNIAPADPDTAIVHPVPIRMTPSKIHMQEMELKRTGSDHANPTSPLLVKPSDLPEENKMSSSVKFTAGNTVTDGYSSSDSYTSDPEQIGNAVTRQRSHSGTSPDNTAPPPPPPRPPASHSRSSSLDMNRSFSVTPGQQQAGVVAYPPAVPPRPQPSQGTGPHVHRSVDADGLIAHTRTSPQQIPEQPNFADFSQFEAFAVSGVNKEEEDEIETHSEVLQVEKPSDSASSLRVAKADGRVEDKAPANVPSSAGKGTTPLAPPPKPIRRRLKSEDELRPEAEEHTQKTGVIAAVLASQPSIPRSVGKDKKAIQASIRRNKETNTVLARLNSELQQQLKDVLEERISLEVQLEQLRPFSHL, encoded by the exons attatGGAGCTCTGTGGTGCAACAAGACTTGGCTATTTTGGAAGAAGTCAATTTTACATTGCTTTGAAACTTGTTGCTGTGGCCCAATCTGGTCTCCCTCTAAGAGTGGAAAGCTTAAATACAG taaagGACCTCCCTCTTCCCAGATTTGTTGTGTCAAAGAATGAACAAGAGTCAAGACACACAGCCTTGTATTCTTCAGATGCTGATAACCCAGCTTCATATTCAGGTGtgattcctcctcctccacctggCAGGATACAAGTCAAAAAAGGCTCTGTGAGCCATGATGCAGTTCAGCAGCGTACATCAACTGATCAACAG GAGTCCACGTCTCCAGTTGTTTCACCTCAGCAATCCCCACCAAGCTCTCCACACACATGGAGGAAGCACAACCGCCATCCCAGCGGAGGGAATAATGAGCGACCTCTTGCTGGACCTGGGCCTGTTTGGGCTCCATTTAGTGAAGTGCAGCCAG GCTCATCTACTTCTAGCGATCCCATATGGTCTGGCCATTCACCACCACCCCATCAAGAAAATTGG gaCCAGACAACAGTACGAACTGTAGCATCAGCTACAACAGCAAATGAAATTCGTAGGCAATCAAGTAGTTATGATGACCCCTGGAAAATAACTGATGAACAAAGGCAGTATTATGTTaatcagtttaaaaccattcaaCCTGATCTAAATGGATTTATACCAG GATCTGCAGCTAAAGAATTTTTCACTAAGTCAAAGCTACCTATTCTTGAACTTTCTCATATTTG GGAATTGTCAGATTTTGATAAAGATGGTGCACTGACATTGGACGAGTTCTGTGCTGCATTTCATCTGGTAGTTGCTAGGAAGAATGGATATGATTTGCCAGAAAAGTTACCTGAAAGTTTAATGCCCAAACTGATTGATTTGGAAGACTCAACGG AAGTTGGGGAACAGACTGGTGAGGTAGGTTACTCTGGCTCTCCAGCAGAAGCACCTCCAAGCAAGTCTCCATCAATGCCATCCCTAAACCAGACCTGGCCAGAATTGAATCAAAGCAGTGAG CAGTGGGAGACATTTAGCGAACGCTCTTCAAGCTCACAAACTCTGACCCAATTTGATTCTAACATTGCACCAGCTGATCCT GACACTGCAATTGTGCACCCAGTTCCCATAAGAATGACTCCAAGCAAAATCCACATGCAGGAAATGGAGCTTAAAAGAACTGGAAGTG ATCATGCTAACCCTACTAGTCCACTACTTGTGAAACCATCAGATCtcccagaagaaaataaaatgagttCATCTGTAAAATTTACAGCTGGAAATACAGTTA CAGATGGTTACAGCAGTTCGGACTCTTACACTTCAGATCCAGAGCAAATCGGGAATGCTGTAACACGGCAACG ATCACATTCAGGAACGTCTCCAGATAACActgcaccaccaccaccccctccAAGGCCTCCTGCTTCTCATTCTCGGTCATCATCTTTAGATATGAACAGATCCTTTTCGGTTACCCCAG GACAGCAACAGGCTGGAGTTGTTGCCTATCCCCCTGCAGTGCCTCCAAGACCACAGCCTTCACAG GGAACAGGTCCTCATGTGCATCGCTCAGTGGATGCTGATGGCCTAATAGCTCATACCAGAACCTCACCTCAACAAATACCAGAACAGCCAAATTTTGCAGATTTCAGCCAGTTTGAGGCATTTGCTGTTTCAGGTGTaaacaaagaggaagaagatgaaATTGAAACACATTCAGAAGTCTTGCAG GTTGAAAAGCCCTCTGATTCTGCAAGTTCTCTTAGAGTTGCCAAAGCAGATGGGAGAGTTGAAGACAAAGCACCTGCAAATGTCCCCAGTAGTGCG GGTAAAGGCACTACCCCACTTGCTCCACCACCGAAGCCTATTCGTAGAAGATTAAAATCAGAAGATGAGCTAAGACCTGAAGCTGAGGAACATACACAGAAAACAGGTGTCATAGCTGCTGTTCTTGCTTCACAGCCATCTATTCCTAG ATCAGTGGGGAAAGACAAGAAGGCAATTCAGGCATCAATCAGACGTAACAAGGAAACCAACACTGTTTTGGCCAGATTGAACAGTGAACTACAGCAGCAACTAAAG GATGTTCTTGAAGAGAGAATCTCCCTGGAAGTCCAACTGGAACAACTTCGACCCTTCTCTCACCTCTAA
- the REPS1 gene encoding ralBP1-associated Eps domain-containing protein 1 isoform X3, translated as MEGVTLSEAEQRYYCDLFSYCDTESTKKVASNGRVLELFRAAQLPNDVVMQIMELCGATRLGYFGRSQFYIALKLVAVAQSGLPLRVESLNTVKDLPLPRFVVSKNEQESRHTALYSSDADNPASYSGVIPPPPPGRIQVKKGSVSHDAVQQRTSTDQQESTSPVVSPQQSPPSSPHTWRKHNRHPSGGNNERPLAGPGPVWAPFSEVQPGSSTSSDPIWSGHSPPPHQENWVSFADTPPTSALLAMHPASVQDQTTVRTVASATTANEIRRQSSSYDDPWKITDEQRQYYVNQFKTIQPDLNGFIPGSAAKEFFTKSKLPILELSHIWELSDFDKDGALTLDEFCAAFHLVVARKNGYDLPEKLPESLMPKLIDLEDSTEVGEQTGEVGYSGSPAEAPPSKSPSMPSLNQTWPELNQSSEWETFSERSSSSQTLTQFDSNIAPADPDTAIVHPVPIRMTPSKIHMQEMELKRTGSDHANPTSPLLVKPSDLPEENKMSSSVKFTAGNTVTDGYSSSDSYTSDPEQIGNAVTRQRSHSGTSPDNTAPPPPPPRPPASHSRSSSLDMNRSFSVTPGQQQAGVVAYPPAVPPRPQPSQGTGPHVHRSVDADGLIAHTRTSPQQIPEQPNFADFSQFEAFAVSGVNKEEEDEIETHSEVLQVEKPSDSASSLRVAKADGRVEDKAPANVPSSAGKGTTPLAPPPKPIRRRLKSEDELRPEAEEHTQKTGVIAAVLASQPSIPRSVGKDKKAIQASIRRNKETNTVLARLNSELQQQLKDVLEERISLEVQLEQLRPFSHL; from the exons attatGGAGCTCTGTGGTGCAACAAGACTTGGCTATTTTGGAAGAAGTCAATTTTACATTGCTTTGAAACTTGTTGCTGTGGCCCAATCTGGTCTCCCTCTAAGAGTGGAAAGCTTAAATACAG taaagGACCTCCCTCTTCCCAGATTTGTTGTGTCAAAGAATGAACAAGAGTCAAGACACACAGCCTTGTATTCTTCAGATGCTGATAACCCAGCTTCATATTCAGGTGtgattcctcctcctccacctggCAGGATACAAGTCAAAAAAGGCTCTGTGAGCCATGATGCAGTTCAGCAGCGTACATCAACTGATCAACAG GAGTCCACGTCTCCAGTTGTTTCACCTCAGCAATCCCCACCAAGCTCTCCACACACATGGAGGAAGCACAACCGCCATCCCAGCGGAGGGAATAATGAGCGACCTCTTGCTGGACCTGGGCCTGTTTGGGCTCCATTTAGTGAAGTGCAGCCAG GCTCATCTACTTCTAGCGATCCCATATGGTCTGGCCATTCACCACCACCCCATCAAGAAAATTGGGTCAGTTTTGCAGATACCCCACCAACCAGTGCGCTTTTAGCCATGCATCCTGCTTCTGTCCAG gaCCAGACAACAGTACGAACTGTAGCATCAGCTACAACAGCAAATGAAATTCGTAGGCAATCAAGTAGTTATGATGACCCCTGGAAAATAACTGATGAACAAAGGCAGTATTATGTTaatcagtttaaaaccattcaaCCTGATCTAAATGGATTTATACCAG GATCTGCAGCTAAAGAATTTTTCACTAAGTCAAAGCTACCTATTCTTGAACTTTCTCATATTTG GGAATTGTCAGATTTTGATAAAGATGGTGCACTGACATTGGACGAGTTCTGTGCTGCATTTCATCTGGTAGTTGCTAGGAAGAATGGATATGATTTGCCAGAAAAGTTACCTGAAAGTTTAATGCCCAAACTGATTGATTTGGAAGACTCAACGG AAGTTGGGGAACAGACTGGTGAGGTAGGTTACTCTGGCTCTCCAGCAGAAGCACCTCCAAGCAAGTCTCCATCAATGCCATCCCTAAACCAGACCTGGCCAGAATTGAATCAAAGCAGTGAG TGGGAGACATTTAGCGAACGCTCTTCAAGCTCACAAACTCTGACCCAATTTGATTCTAACATTGCACCAGCTGATCCT GACACTGCAATTGTGCACCCAGTTCCCATAAGAATGACTCCAAGCAAAATCCACATGCAGGAAATGGAGCTTAAAAGAACTGGAAGTG ATCATGCTAACCCTACTAGTCCACTACTTGTGAAACCATCAGATCtcccagaagaaaataaaatgagttCATCTGTAAAATTTACAGCTGGAAATACAGTTA CAGATGGTTACAGCAGTTCGGACTCTTACACTTCAGATCCAGAGCAAATCGGGAATGCTGTAACACGGCAACG ATCACATTCAGGAACGTCTCCAGATAACActgcaccaccaccaccccctccAAGGCCTCCTGCTTCTCATTCTCGGTCATCATCTTTAGATATGAACAGATCCTTTTCGGTTACCCCAG GACAGCAACAGGCTGGAGTTGTTGCCTATCCCCCTGCAGTGCCTCCAAGACCACAGCCTTCACAG GGAACAGGTCCTCATGTGCATCGCTCAGTGGATGCTGATGGCCTAATAGCTCATACCAGAACCTCACCTCAACAAATACCAGAACAGCCAAATTTTGCAGATTTCAGCCAGTTTGAGGCATTTGCTGTTTCAGGTGTaaacaaagaggaagaagatgaaATTGAAACACATTCAGAAGTCTTGCAG GTTGAAAAGCCCTCTGATTCTGCAAGTTCTCTTAGAGTTGCCAAAGCAGATGGGAGAGTTGAAGACAAAGCACCTGCAAATGTCCCCAGTAGTGCG GGTAAAGGCACTACCCCACTTGCTCCACCACCGAAGCCTATTCGTAGAAGATTAAAATCAGAAGATGAGCTAAGACCTGAAGCTGAGGAACATACACAGAAAACAGGTGTCATAGCTGCTGTTCTTGCTTCACAGCCATCTATTCCTAG ATCAGTGGGGAAAGACAAGAAGGCAATTCAGGCATCAATCAGACGTAACAAGGAAACCAACACTGTTTTGGCCAGATTGAACAGTGAACTACAGCAGCAACTAAAG GATGTTCTTGAAGAGAGAATCTCCCTGGAAGTCCAACTGGAACAACTTCGACCCTTCTCTCACCTCTAA